One genomic segment of Coffea arabica cultivar ET-39 chromosome 6e, Coffea Arabica ET-39 HiFi, whole genome shotgun sequence includes these proteins:
- the LOC113696252 gene encoding AUGMIN subunit 8-like isoform X1 yields the protein MDLCELQRVLQKQFTVDTPRPPLIPADKNNGTTRRSRTREVSSRYKSPTPVASSGPRRCSSPTVTRTTNSNVSVPKRAISAERKRPSTPPSPPSPSPSTPVQDTSTDVLLASRKVAGNQLPESLWPSTMRSLSVSFQSDTFSLPISKREKPVNHALADRTLRPPSNVAHKQSETITPASRKPTPERKRSPLKGKNSANQSENFRPVEGVHSRLVEQHRWPSRAGGKLSANTVNRSIDLGDKAGRNSSLQQSGSGVPSLRRWSLDGMTKPLQKSASNLLAPVSSDEGGKQVIGDCSADDNSLHLHKPVSSSFLERSKLMNAAIRSQSLPVHSSRPPSPNKASVTSSTISRGVSPSRAKRVSPVPSRGPSPSRSRPSSPSRQSSNPTSVLSFIADIKKGKKTVNYIEDAHQLRLLYNRQLQWRYANATADAVLSSQKEKAELTLYSVWRSTSDLRDSVIKKRIKLQQLTLKLKLYAVLNEQLAYLDEWPGIERDHAESLSQAITDLQASTLRLPVTGGARGDIQTVKAAVCSAVDIMQAMGSSICLILSQVEEMNCLVSELADVVAQERAMLDLCEALFASTSAMQVEEYSLRTHLVQLKEAWINDQLISGN from the exons ATGGATTTATGTGAATTACAGCGAGTATTACAGAAACAGTTTACAGTGGACACCCCAAGACCACCATTGATTCCGGCAGACAAGAATAATGGAACCACTCGCCGGTCTCGAACAAGAGAAGTTAGTTCTAGATACAAGTCACCTACTCCAGTTGCATCTTCTGGTCCAAGGCGTTGCTCTTCCCCAACTGTCACAAGAACAACAAATTCAAATGTGTCAGTACCAAAAAGAGCTATATCTGCTGAGAGAAAGCGGCCCTCAACGCCACCATCACCACCAAGTCCGTCTCCATCAACACCAGTGCAGGACACATCGACAGATGTGCTTTTGGCATCAAGAAAGGTAGCAGGCAATCAGTTGCCTGAGTCGTTATGGCCGTCTACGATGAGGAGTCTTAGTGTTTCTTTCCAGTCTGATACTTTTTCTCTGCCTATTAGTAAGAGGGAAAAACCAGTTAATCATGCTCTTGCTGATCGGACTCTGAGGCCACCATCCAATGTAGCACATAAGCAGAGTGAAACAATAACCCCTGCTTCACGAAAGCCTACACCAGAGAGAAAAAGGAGTCCACTGAAAGGAAAGAATTCTGCTAATCAGTCTGAGAATTTTAGACCAGTTGAAGGTGTGCATTCTCGACTGGTAGAGCAGCATAGATGGCCTAGTAGAGCAGGTGGAAAATTATCTGCAAATACAGTAAATAGAAGTATTGATCTTGGTGACAAGGCCGGTAGGAATTCATCTTTGCAACAGTCAGGATCTGGGGTACCTTCCTTACGGAGATGGTCCTTGGATGGTATGACTAAGCCTTTACAAAAATCCGCCAGCAACTTGTTGGCACCAGTGTCATCTGATGAAGGTGGGAAACAAGTGATTGGTGATTGCTCAGCTGATGATAATTCATTGCACTTACATAAGCCTGTCTCTTCGAGTTTTTTGGAAAGATCAAAGCTAATGAACGCTGCAATTAGATCTCAGTCTTTACCTGTTCACAGTTCTCGTCCCCCATCACCGAATAAAGCGTCAGTGACCTCATCCACTATTTCACGAGGAGTCAGTCCATCCAGGGCGAAAAGAGTGAGTCCTGTTCCATCAAGAGGGCCAAGTCCATCACGATCAAGACCATCAAGCCCATCAAGACAGTCCAGTAATCCAACTTCTGTTCTCAGTTTCATTGCTGAtataaaaaagggaaagaagacAGTGAATTACATTGAAGATGCTCACCAACTGCGGCTATTGTACAATAGACAATTGCAGTGGCGATATGCTAATGCTACCGCAGATGCTGTGCTGAgttctcaaaaagaaaaagctgaG CTAACGTTATATAGCGTCTGGAGAAGTACGTCAGATTTGCGAGATTCAGTAATCAAAAAGAGAATAAAACTGCAACAGCTAACATTGAAGTTGAAGCTGTACGCAGTTTTGAATGAACAG CTGGCCTACCTTGATGAGTGGCCAGGAATTGAGAGGGATCATGCTGAATCGTTATCCCAGGCTATCACAGATCTGCAAGCAAGCACTCTCCGCCTTCCAGTCACTGGAGGGGCAAGG GGAGATATCCAAACTGTCAAGGCAGCTGTTTGCTCAGCAGTGGATATAATGCAGGCAATGGGATCCTCCATATGTCTTATACTGTCACAG GTGGAGGAAATGAACTGCCTGGTTTCTGAACTTGCTGACGTGGTAGCTCAAGAAAGAGCAATGCTTGATTTATGTGAGGCTCTCTTTGCGTCAACATCTGCAATGCAG GTAGAGGAATACAGCCTTAGAACCCATCTTGTACAGTTGAAAGAAGCTTGGATAAATGATCAATTGATCTCTGGGAATTAA
- the LOC113696252 gene encoding AUGMIN subunit 8-like isoform X2: MDLCELQRVLQKQFTVDTPRPPLIPADKNNGTTRRSRTREVSSRYKSPTPVASSGPRRCSSPTVTRTTNSNVSVPKRAISAERKRPSTPPSPPSPSPSTPVQDTSTDVLLASRKVAGNQLPESLWPSTMRSLSVSFQSDTFSLPISKREKPVNHALADRTLRPPSNVAHKQSETITPASRKPTPERKRSPLKGKNSANQSENFRPVEGVHSRLVEQHRWPSRAGGKLSANTVNRSIDLGDKAGRNSSLQQSGSGVPSLRRWSLDGMTKPLQKSASNLLAPVSSDEGGKQVIGDCSADDNSLHLHKPVSSSFLERSKLMNAAIRSQSLPVHSSRPPSPNKASVTSSTISRGVSPSRAKRVSPVPSRGPSPSRSRPSSPSRQSSNPTSVLSFIADIKKGKKTVNYIEDAHQLRLLYNRQLQWRYANATADAVLSSQKEKAELTLYSVWRSTSDLRDSVIKKRIKLQQLTLKLKLYAVLNEQELRGIMLNRYPRLSQICKQALSAFQSLEGQGEISKLSRQLFAQQWI, encoded by the exons ATGGATTTATGTGAATTACAGCGAGTATTACAGAAACAGTTTACAGTGGACACCCCAAGACCACCATTGATTCCGGCAGACAAGAATAATGGAACCACTCGCCGGTCTCGAACAAGAGAAGTTAGTTCTAGATACAAGTCACCTACTCCAGTTGCATCTTCTGGTCCAAGGCGTTGCTCTTCCCCAACTGTCACAAGAACAACAAATTCAAATGTGTCAGTACCAAAAAGAGCTATATCTGCTGAGAGAAAGCGGCCCTCAACGCCACCATCACCACCAAGTCCGTCTCCATCAACACCAGTGCAGGACACATCGACAGATGTGCTTTTGGCATCAAGAAAGGTAGCAGGCAATCAGTTGCCTGAGTCGTTATGGCCGTCTACGATGAGGAGTCTTAGTGTTTCTTTCCAGTCTGATACTTTTTCTCTGCCTATTAGTAAGAGGGAAAAACCAGTTAATCATGCTCTTGCTGATCGGACTCTGAGGCCACCATCCAATGTAGCACATAAGCAGAGTGAAACAATAACCCCTGCTTCACGAAAGCCTACACCAGAGAGAAAAAGGAGTCCACTGAAAGGAAAGAATTCTGCTAATCAGTCTGAGAATTTTAGACCAGTTGAAGGTGTGCATTCTCGACTGGTAGAGCAGCATAGATGGCCTAGTAGAGCAGGTGGAAAATTATCTGCAAATACAGTAAATAGAAGTATTGATCTTGGTGACAAGGCCGGTAGGAATTCATCTTTGCAACAGTCAGGATCTGGGGTACCTTCCTTACGGAGATGGTCCTTGGATGGTATGACTAAGCCTTTACAAAAATCCGCCAGCAACTTGTTGGCACCAGTGTCATCTGATGAAGGTGGGAAACAAGTGATTGGTGATTGCTCAGCTGATGATAATTCATTGCACTTACATAAGCCTGTCTCTTCGAGTTTTTTGGAAAGATCAAAGCTAATGAACGCTGCAATTAGATCTCAGTCTTTACCTGTTCACAGTTCTCGTCCCCCATCACCGAATAAAGCGTCAGTGACCTCATCCACTATTTCACGAGGAGTCAGTCCATCCAGGGCGAAAAGAGTGAGTCCTGTTCCATCAAGAGGGCCAAGTCCATCACGATCAAGACCATCAAGCCCATCAAGACAGTCCAGTAATCCAACTTCTGTTCTCAGTTTCATTGCTGAtataaaaaagggaaagaagacAGTGAATTACATTGAAGATGCTCACCAACTGCGGCTATTGTACAATAGACAATTGCAGTGGCGATATGCTAATGCTACCGCAGATGCTGTGCTGAgttctcaaaaagaaaaagctgaG CTAACGTTATATAGCGTCTGGAGAAGTACGTCAGATTTGCGAGATTCAGTAATCAAAAAGAGAATAAAACTGCAACAGCTAACATTGAAGTTGAAGCTGTACGCAGTTTTGAATGAACAG GAATTGAGAGGGATCATGCTGAATCGTTATCCCAGGCTATCACAGATCTGCAAGCAAGCACTCTCCGCCTTCCAGTCACTGGAGGGGCAAGG GGAGATATCCAAACTGTCAAGGCAGCTGTTTGCTCAGCAGTGGATATAA